In one window of Kitasatospora sp. MMS16-BH015 DNA:
- a CDS encoding response regulator transcription factor, with protein sequence MTIRVMLVDDQELLRTGFRMVLQSQGDIEIAAEAGDGQEALAVLERAEVDVILMDVRMPRLDGVQATRRICLTEDGLPREGAPHVLILTTFDLDEYAFAALKAGASGFLLKDVPPTELVAAIRAVHGGDAVVAPTTTRRMIDRFAQVLPTSRETPGAATLAPLTEREREVFLLVAQGLSNGEIAARLTLSEATVKTHVGRILAKLGLRDRVQAVVLAYEAGLVRAGE encoded by the coding sequence TTGACCATCCGCGTCATGCTCGTCGACGACCAGGAACTGCTCCGCACCGGCTTCCGGATGGTGCTCCAGTCCCAGGGGGACATCGAGATCGCCGCCGAGGCCGGCGACGGGCAGGAGGCGCTCGCCGTCCTGGAGCGCGCCGAGGTGGACGTGATCCTGATGGACGTCCGGATGCCCCGGCTGGACGGCGTCCAGGCCACCCGCCGGATCTGCCTCACCGAGGACGGCCTGCCCCGCGAGGGGGCCCCGCACGTGCTCATCCTGACCACCTTCGACCTGGACGAGTACGCCTTCGCCGCGCTCAAGGCCGGGGCCAGCGGCTTCCTGCTCAAGGACGTGCCGCCCACCGAGCTGGTCGCGGCCATCCGGGCCGTGCACGGCGGGGACGCCGTGGTCGCCCCGACCACCACCCGCCGGATGATCGACCGCTTCGCCCAGGTGCTGCCCACCTCCCGCGAGACGCCCGGCGCCGCCACCCTGGCCCCGCTCACCGAGCGCGAGCGGGAGGTCTTCCTGCTGGTGGCCCAGGGCCTCTCCAACGGCGAGATCGCCGCCCGGCTCACCCTCTCCGAGGCCACTGTGAAGACCCACGTCGGCCGGATCCTGGCCAAGCTCGGGCTGCGCGACCGCGTCCAGGCCGTGGTGCTCGCCTACGAGGCGGGGCTGGTCCGGGCCGGGGAGTGA
- a CDS encoding sensor histidine kinase, whose amino-acid sequence MTAVPPAAPQVRFLRLLGRILWRPNSRWHQRAVDLLLVLPAGLDAALNYPPPRDWSFWASLAAAGVLLLRRRLPLCVLLATLPGLYAGRALIAAMVAVYTVARSARPTWQKVLAAALVVTGSFIPWPISDITKMTASDICQQLIYAVMLGAGPVWLGLLAQTRKDLSDRVAELAAVRDQERALHAAAVLAKERARIAREMHDVVSHQAGLIAVQAGALEVTSQDARVKQVAGTLRGLAVATLEELRSMILVLRAAGAGPTELAPQPRLADLASLVAASEVDASLRIDLAGRTVPEPVERAAYRTVQEALTNVRKHAPGALTSVTVEADECSLNVAVRNGVPTVEAPAVPLPGGRHGIVGLRERAALLDGELTAQPRHDGGFDVLLRVPLQPVRGAGNGAASPAR is encoded by the coding sequence ATGACGGCTGTGCCCCCGGCCGCCCCGCAGGTCCGCTTCCTCCGCCTCCTCGGCCGGATCCTCTGGCGGCCGAACTCCCGCTGGCACCAGCGCGCGGTGGACCTGCTGCTGGTGCTCCCCGCCGGGCTGGACGCCGCCCTCAACTACCCGCCGCCCCGCGACTGGAGCTTCTGGGCCTCGCTCGCGGCGGCCGGCGTGCTGCTGCTGCGCCGGCGGCTGCCGCTCTGCGTGCTGCTCGCCACCCTGCCCGGCCTGTACGCCGGCCGGGCGCTGATCGCGGCCATGGTCGCGGTCTACACGGTGGCCCGCTCGGCCCGGCCGACCTGGCAGAAGGTGCTGGCGGCCGCGCTGGTGGTGACCGGCTCCTTCATACCCTGGCCGATCAGCGACATCACCAAGATGACCGCGAGCGACATCTGCCAGCAGCTGATCTACGCCGTGATGCTGGGCGCCGGCCCGGTCTGGCTCGGGCTGCTGGCTCAGACCCGCAAGGACCTCTCCGACCGGGTGGCCGAGCTGGCCGCCGTCCGCGACCAGGAGCGGGCGCTGCACGCGGCGGCCGTGCTGGCCAAGGAGCGGGCCCGGATCGCCCGCGAGATGCACGACGTGGTCTCGCACCAGGCCGGGCTGATCGCCGTCCAGGCCGGCGCGCTGGAGGTCACCTCCCAGGACGCCCGGGTCAAGCAGGTCGCGGGCACCCTGCGCGGGCTGGCCGTGGCCACCCTGGAGGAGCTGCGGTCGATGATCCTGGTCCTGCGGGCGGCCGGCGCCGGCCCCACCGAGCTGGCCCCGCAGCCCCGGCTGGCCGATCTTGCCTCGCTGGTCGCCGCCTCCGAGGTGGACGCGTCCCTGCGGATCGACCTGGCCGGCCGCACCGTCCCCGAGCCGGTCGAGCGGGCCGCCTACCGCACCGTCCAGGAGGCCCTGACCAACGTGCGCAAGCACGCCCCCGGCGCCCTCACCTCGGTGACCGTCGAGGCCGACGAATGCAGTTTGAACGTCGCCGTCCGCAACGGAGTCCCGACCGTCGAGGCCCCGGCCGTGCCGCTGCCCGGCGGCCGCCACGGGATCGTCGGCCTGCGGGAGCGGGCGGCCCTGCTGGACGGCGAACTGACGGCTCAGCCGAGGCACGACGGCGGGTTCGACGTACTCCTCCGCGTTCCGTTGCAACCGGTTAGGGGCGCGGGGAACGGCGCGGCCAGCCCGGCACGCTGA
- a CDS encoding Rossmann-like and DUF2520 domain-containing protein — MSFLDPFADPSDPGNRPARLAVGVVGTGRVGPALGAALQLAGHRVVAASGVSAASRRRAEALLPGVRLVTPPQVLAAADLVLLTVPDDALPELVAGLAATGAVRPGQIVVHTSGAHGVRVLEPAVREGALPLALHPAMTFTGTSVDLARLAGCPFGVTAPEELRPVAEALVVEMGGEPEWVPEEVRALYHTALAHGANHLVTLVAQALELLRTAGVAEPGRLLGPLLGAALDNSLRSGDAALTGPVARGDAGTVRRHLAELGPAAADIGQAYRAMARATAQRAVRNGSLKEEAAAALLDVLNEETP; from the coding sequence GTGAGCTTCCTGGATCCCTTCGCCGACCCCAGTGATCCCGGGAACCGGCCCGCGCGGCTGGCCGTCGGAGTCGTCGGCACCGGCCGGGTCGGCCCGGCGCTCGGCGCCGCGCTCCAGCTGGCCGGCCACCGGGTGGTCGCGGCCTCCGGGGTGTCGGCGGCCTCCCGGCGACGGGCCGAGGCGCTGCTGCCCGGGGTGCGGCTGGTGACTCCCCCGCAGGTGCTGGCCGCCGCCGACCTGGTGCTGCTGACCGTGCCGGACGACGCGCTGCCGGAGCTGGTGGCCGGGCTGGCCGCCACGGGCGCGGTGCGGCCGGGGCAGATCGTGGTGCACACCTCGGGCGCCCACGGCGTCCGCGTCCTGGAGCCCGCCGTACGGGAAGGGGCGCTGCCCCTGGCGCTGCACCCCGCGATGACCTTCACCGGCACCTCCGTGGACCTGGCCCGGCTGGCCGGCTGCCCGTTCGGGGTGACGGCGCCGGAGGAGCTGCGGCCGGTGGCCGAGGCGCTGGTGGTGGAGATGGGCGGCGAGCCGGAGTGGGTGCCGGAGGAAGTGCGGGCGCTCTACCACACGGCCCTCGCCCACGGCGCGAACCACCTGGTCACCCTGGTGGCCCAGGCCCTGGAGCTGCTGCGCACCGCGGGCGTCGCCGAGCCCGGCCGGCTGCTCGGCCCGCTGCTCGGCGCGGCGCTGGACAACAGCCTGCGCTCGGGCGACGCCGCGCTGACCGGCCCGGTCGCCCGGGGCGACGCGGGCACGGTGCGCCGGCACCTGGCGGAGCTGGGCCCCGCCGCTGCGGACATCGGCCAGGCGTACCGGGCGATGGCCAGGGCCACGGCCCAGCGGGCGGTCCGCAACGGATCGCTCAAGGAAGAGGCGGCGGCGGCGCTGCTGGACGTACTCAACGAGGAGACCCCCTGA
- the panC gene encoding pantoate--beta-alanine ligase: MARGSKPAPKPRKTVLTHTIADFEPAFWPDEQPVDNAVVMTMGALHEGHAALIRAARKQVGKDGRVAVTVFVNPLQFDDAADLERYPKTLAADVRVAEENGADVVFAPLPEEMYPNGTPVVRLSAGPMGERFEGAARPGHFDGMLTVVAKLLHITDPDFAFFGEKDAQQLALIQRMVADLDFDVEIVGVPTVREEDGLALSSRNRFLSEAERTQALALSRALFAGRDAAAKGPQAVREAAAAVLDGAQGLSLDYLALIDPDAFTEAPDDFQGEAVLAVAAKVGATRLIDNVRMIVR, translated from the coding sequence ATGGCACGCGGCAGCAAGCCCGCCCCCAAGCCCCGCAAGACGGTGCTGACCCACACCATCGCCGACTTCGAGCCGGCCTTCTGGCCGGACGAGCAGCCGGTGGACAACGCCGTGGTGATGACCATGGGCGCGCTGCACGAGGGCCACGCCGCGCTGATCCGGGCCGCCCGCAAGCAGGTCGGCAAGGACGGCCGGGTCGCCGTGACGGTCTTCGTCAACCCGCTCCAGTTCGACGACGCCGCGGACCTGGAGCGCTACCCCAAGACGCTGGCCGCCGACGTCCGGGTCGCCGAGGAGAACGGCGCGGACGTGGTCTTCGCCCCGCTGCCGGAGGAGATGTACCCGAACGGCACCCCGGTGGTCCGCCTGAGCGCGGGCCCGATGGGCGAGCGGTTCGAGGGCGCCGCCCGGCCCGGGCACTTCGACGGGATGCTCACCGTCGTCGCCAAGCTGCTGCACATCACCGACCCGGACTTCGCCTTCTTCGGCGAGAAGGACGCCCAGCAGCTGGCCCTGATCCAGCGCATGGTGGCCGACCTCGACTTCGACGTGGAGATCGTCGGGGTGCCGACCGTCCGCGAGGAGGACGGCCTGGCCCTCTCCTCCCGCAACCGCTTCCTCTCCGAGGCCGAGCGCACCCAGGCGCTGGCTCTCTCCCGCGCGCTGTTCGCCGGGCGGGACGCCGCCGCCAAGGGCCCGCAGGCCGTCCGCGAGGCCGCCGCCGCCGTGCTCGACGGCGCCCAGGGCCTCTCCCTCGACTACCTCGCCCTGATCGACCCGGACGCCTTCACCGAGGCGCCGGACGACTTCCAGGGCGAGGCCGTGCTGGCCGTGGCCGCGAAGGTGGGCGCCACCCGCCTGATCGACAACGTCCGCATGATCGTCCGATAA
- the panD gene encoding aspartate 1-decarboxylase — translation MLRTMMKSKIHRATVTQADLHYVGSVTVDQDLLDAADLLPGELVHIVDVTNGARLETYTIAGERGSGVIGINGAAAHLVHPGDLVILIAYGQMETAEAKGYVPSVVFVDADNRITGTGGDPAETPEGSGLRRGDLTEGGPASGGGATESKAYGDLDTAALTAAR, via the coding sequence ATGCTCCGCACCATGATGAAGTCCAAGATCCACCGTGCCACCGTCACCCAGGCCGACCTGCACTACGTCGGCTCGGTGACGGTGGACCAGGACCTGCTCGACGCGGCCGACCTGCTGCCCGGCGAGCTGGTCCACATCGTCGACGTCACCAACGGCGCCCGCCTGGAGACGTACACCATCGCCGGGGAGCGCGGCTCCGGCGTGATCGGCATCAACGGCGCCGCCGCCCACCTGGTGCACCCGGGCGACCTGGTGATCCTGATCGCCTACGGCCAGATGGAGACGGCCGAGGCGAAGGGCTACGTGCCGAGCGTGGTCTTCGTGGACGCCGACAACAGGATCACCGGCACCGGCGGCGACCCCGCCGAGACGCCCGAGGGCAGCGGCCTGCGCCGCGGTGACCTGACAGAGGGCGGCCCGGCTTCCGGTGGAGGGGCCACCGAATCCAAGGCGTACGGTGACCTGGACACCGCGGCCCTCACCGCGGCGCGCTGA
- a CDS encoding L-aspartate oxidase: MSVSHRLTAPAPGWTTTTDVVVVGSGVAGLTVALNLRQAGLRAVVVTKAMLDDGSTRWAQGGVAAALGEGDTPEQHLADTLVAGAGLCDEEAVRTLVTEGPDAVRHLIATGAAFDKGADGEILLTREGGHHRRRIVHAGGDATGAEISRALVAAVRSDPGLELIEHALVLDLLTDAEGHAAGLTLHVMGEGQRDGVGAIRAKAVVLATGGMGQVFSATTNPAVSTGDGVALALRAGAEVTDLEFVQFHPTVLWLGPEAEGQQPLVSEAVRGEGAHLVDADGVRFMVGQHELAELAPRDIVAKAITRRMAELDAQHMYLDGRHFGAEMWEQRFPTILASCRSHGIDPVTEPIPVAPAAHYASGGVRTDLRGRTSVPGLYACGEVACTGVHGANRLASNSLLEGLVFAEQIAADLIARHRAGELPERTVDVAGARAARSVPLLAPEARARIQCLMSTGAGVIRSAASMATTAAGLAELAAQAHAHAAEEKPADPRVETWEATNLHLVATALVTAAAQREETRGCHWREDFPERDDAQWQRHLITTLAVATGTPVSTPEEQ; encoded by the coding sequence ATGTCCGTCTCACATCGCCTGACCGCTCCGGCCCCCGGCTGGACCACCACCACCGACGTGGTCGTGGTCGGCTCCGGCGTCGCCGGTCTCACCGTCGCGCTCAATCTCCGCCAGGCCGGCCTGCGGGCCGTGGTGGTCACCAAGGCGATGCTCGACGACGGGTCCACCCGCTGGGCCCAGGGTGGCGTGGCCGCCGCCCTGGGCGAGGGGGACACCCCCGAGCAGCACCTGGCCGACACCCTGGTCGCGGGCGCCGGGCTCTGTGACGAGGAGGCCGTGCGCACCCTGGTCACCGAGGGCCCGGACGCGGTGCGGCACCTGATCGCCACCGGCGCCGCCTTCGACAAGGGCGCCGACGGCGAGATCCTGCTGACCCGCGAGGGCGGCCACCACCGGCGCCGGATCGTGCACGCGGGCGGCGACGCCACCGGGGCCGAGATATCCCGCGCGCTGGTCGCCGCCGTCCGCTCCGACCCCGGCCTGGAGCTGATCGAGCACGCGCTGGTGCTCGACCTGCTCACCGACGCCGAGGGCCACGCCGCCGGCCTGACCCTGCACGTGATGGGCGAGGGCCAGCGGGACGGCGTGGGCGCCATCCGGGCCAAGGCCGTGGTGCTGGCCACCGGCGGCATGGGCCAGGTCTTCTCGGCCACCACCAACCCGGCCGTCTCCACCGGCGACGGCGTGGCGCTGGCGCTGCGCGCCGGGGCCGAGGTCACCGACCTGGAGTTCGTCCAGTTCCACCCCACCGTGCTCTGGCTCGGGCCGGAGGCCGAGGGCCAGCAGCCGCTGGTCTCCGAGGCCGTCCGGGGCGAGGGCGCGCACCTGGTGGACGCGGACGGCGTCCGCTTCATGGTCGGCCAGCACGAGCTCGCCGAGCTCGCCCCCCGGGACATCGTCGCCAAGGCGATCACCCGGCGGATGGCGGAGCTCGACGCCCAGCACATGTACCTGGACGGGCGGCACTTCGGCGCCGAGATGTGGGAGCAGCGCTTCCCCACCATCCTCGCCTCCTGCCGCTCGCACGGCATCGACCCGGTCACCGAGCCGATCCCGGTCGCCCCGGCCGCGCACTACGCCTCCGGCGGGGTCCGCACCGACCTGCGCGGGCGCACCAGCGTGCCCGGGCTGTACGCCTGCGGCGAGGTGGCCTGCACCGGGGTGCACGGCGCCAACCGGCTCGCCTCCAACTCGCTGCTCGAGGGCCTGGTCTTCGCGGAGCAGATCGCCGCCGACCTGATCGCCCGGCACCGCGCGGGCGAGCTGCCCGAGCGCACCGTGGACGTGGCCGGGGCCCGGGCGGCCCGCAGCGTGCCGCTGCTCGCCCCGGAGGCCCGGGCCCGGATCCAGTGCCTGATGTCCACCGGCGCCGGCGTCATCCGCTCGGCCGCCTCGATGGCCACCACCGCCGCCGGCCTGGCCGAGCTCGCCGCGCAGGCCCACGCGCACGCGGCCGAGGAGAAGCCGGCCGACCCCCGGGTGGAGACCTGGGAGGCCACCAACCTCCACCTGGTCGCCACCGCCCTGGTCACCGCCGCCGCCCAGCGCGAGGAGACCCGGGGCTGCCACTGGCGCGAGGACTTCCCCGAGCGGGACGACGCGCAGTGGCAGCGCCACCTGATCACCACTCTCGCCGTCGCCACCGGCACCCCTGTCAGCACCCCCGAGGAGCAGTAG
- the nadC gene encoding carboxylating nicotinate-nucleotide diphosphorylase — protein sequence MTHVHEELPMADGCGDGCACGDAEAYETGLDPALAELLEEAGLDPVEVEDIATLALAEDLAGGEDVTSTATVPAEAVATADFTAREAGVVAGLRIAEAVVSLVCEEEFEVERHVEDGAKVEAGQVLLSVRSRTRDLLTAERSTLNLLCHLSGIATATRAWADELAGTKAVVRDTRKTTPGLRALQKYAVRAGGGANHRMSLSDAALVKDNHVIAAGGVAEAFKAVKAAYPDLPVEVEVDTIEQITPVLEAGADLILLDNFTVEQLREAVALVAGRAKLEASGGLTLATARAVAETGVDYLAVGALTHSSPILDIGLDLRS from the coding sequence ATGACCCACGTCCACGAGGAACTCCCCATGGCCGACGGCTGCGGCGACGGCTGCGCCTGCGGGGACGCCGAGGCGTACGAGACCGGCCTGGACCCCGCGCTGGCCGAGCTCCTGGAGGAGGCCGGGCTCGACCCGGTCGAGGTCGAGGACATCGCCACCCTGGCGCTGGCCGAGGACCTGGCCGGCGGCGAGGACGTCACCTCCACCGCCACCGTCCCGGCGGAGGCCGTGGCCACCGCCGACTTCACCGCCCGCGAGGCCGGCGTGGTGGCCGGCCTGCGGATCGCCGAGGCCGTGGTCTCGCTGGTCTGCGAGGAGGAGTTCGAGGTCGAGCGGCACGTGGAGGACGGCGCGAAGGTCGAGGCCGGCCAGGTGCTGCTCTCGGTGCGCAGCCGCACCCGCGACCTGCTGACCGCCGAGCGCAGCACGCTCAACCTGCTCTGCCACCTCTCCGGCATCGCCACCGCCACCCGCGCCTGGGCCGACGAGCTGGCCGGCACCAAGGCCGTGGTCCGGGACACCCGCAAGACCACCCCGGGCCTGCGCGCGCTGCAGAAGTACGCCGTCCGCGCGGGCGGTGGCGCCAACCACCGGATGTCGCTCTCCGACGCCGCGCTGGTCAAGGACAACCACGTGATCGCGGCCGGCGGCGTCGCCGAGGCGTTCAAGGCCGTCAAGGCCGCCTACCCCGACCTGCCGGTCGAGGTGGAGGTGGACACCATCGAGCAGATCACCCCCGTCCTGGAGGCCGGGGCCGACCTGATCCTGCTGGACAACTTCACCGTCGAGCAGCTGCGCGAGGCCGTCGCCCTGGTGGCCGGCCGGGCGAAGCTGGAGGCCTCCGGCGGGCTGACCCTGGCCACCGCCCGGGCCGTCGCCGAGACTGGTGTCGACTACCTCGCGGTCGGTGCGCTGACCCACTCCTCGCCGATCCTGGACATCGGCCTGGACCTCCGTTCCTGA
- a CDS encoding type III pantothenate kinase, whose protein sequence is MLLTIDVGNTQTTLGLFDGEEIVEHWRISTDPRRTADELAVLMQGLMGSHPIISAEDQVSGLAICSSVPAVLHELREVTRRYYGDVPAVIVEPGVKTGVHVLMDNPKEVGADRIVNALAANHLYGGPCIVVDFGTATTFDAINERGDYVGGAIAPGIEISVEALGLRGAQLRKIELARPRNVIGKNTVEGMQSGILYGFAGQVDGLVERMAKELAKDPEDVQVIATGGLAPLVLGEASAIDVHEPWLTLIGLRLVYERNKG, encoded by the coding sequence ATGCTCCTCACCATCGACGTCGGCAACACTCAGACCACGCTCGGCCTGTTCGACGGTGAGGAGATCGTCGAGCACTGGCGGATCTCCACCGATCCGCGCCGCACGGCGGACGAACTGGCGGTGCTGATGCAGGGCCTGATGGGGTCGCACCCCATCATCTCCGCCGAGGACCAGGTCTCCGGGCTGGCGATCTGCTCCTCGGTGCCCGCCGTGCTCCACGAGCTCCGCGAGGTGACGCGCCGTTACTACGGCGACGTGCCCGCGGTGATCGTGGAGCCCGGCGTGAAGACCGGGGTGCACGTCCTCATGGACAACCCCAAGGAGGTCGGCGCCGACCGGATCGTCAACGCGCTGGCCGCCAACCACCTCTACGGCGGCCCGTGCATCGTGGTCGACTTCGGCACCGCCACCACCTTCGACGCGATCAACGAGCGCGGCGACTACGTGGGCGGGGCGATCGCCCCGGGCATCGAGATCTCGGTGGAGGCGCTCGGCCTGCGCGGTGCGCAGCTGCGCAAGATCGAGCTGGCCCGGCCGCGGAACGTGATCGGCAAGAACACCGTCGAGGGCATGCAGTCCGGCATCCTGTACGGCTTCGCCGGGCAGGTGGACGGCCTGGTCGAGCGGATGGCCAAGGAGCTCGCCAAGGACCCGGAGGACGTCCAGGTGATCGCCACCGGCGGGCTGGCCCCGCTGGTGCTCGGCGAGGCGAGCGCGATCGACGTGCACGAGCCCTGGCTCACCCTGATCGGCCTGCGCCTGGTCTACGAGCGCAACAAGGGCTGA
- a CDS encoding BlaI/MecI/CopY family transcriptional regulator, with product MVRQLGELENEVMTRVWQWNRPVTVREVLDDLRTERDIAYTTVMTVLDKLHRKGWLRREQAGRAYRYEAVSSREAYTAALMNEAWATSDNPAAALVHFFGMMSPEQREALRDALRVVPEQVDGSGDTGETSEPPTR from the coding sequence ATGGTGCGGCAACTCGGAGAACTCGAGAACGAGGTCATGACCAGGGTGTGGCAGTGGAACCGCCCGGTCACCGTTCGCGAGGTTCTGGACGATCTGCGGACGGAACGCGATATCGCCTACACCACCGTGATGACGGTGCTGGACAAGCTCCACAGAAAGGGCTGGCTCCGCCGCGAGCAGGCCGGCCGGGCCTATCGCTATGAGGCGGTCTCCTCCCGGGAGGCTTACACCGCCGCCTTGATGAACGAAGCCTGGGCCACGAGCGACAATCCCGCCGCCGCCCTGGTGCACTTCTTCGGCATGATGTCCCCGGAGCAGCGCGAGGCGCTTCGGGACGCCCTGCGGGTGGTGCCCGAGCAAGTCGACGGATCCGGGGATACCGGCGAGACTTCCGAGCCGCCCACGCGATAG
- a CDS encoding amino-acid N-acetyltransferase, with product MEVTIRRARTTDVRAVRRLIDSYSRDGILLDKPTVALFESVQEFWVAERDDNGVVVACGALHVMWEDLAEVRTLAVDPACHGLGLGHQLLEKLVQTARWLGVRRIFCLTFEVAFFAKHGFVEIGELYETDDGTTDPAAIATDVYAELLRSYDEGVAEFLDLERVKPNTLGNSRMLLHL from the coding sequence ATGGAGGTCACCATCCGCCGGGCGCGGACCACGGACGTGCGGGCAGTGCGGCGCCTGATCGACAGCTACTCGCGGGACGGCATTCTGCTGGACAAGCCCACGGTCGCGTTGTTCGAATCCGTACAGGAGTTCTGGGTCGCCGAGCGCGACGACAACGGCGTGGTGGTGGCCTGCGGCGCACTCCACGTGATGTGGGAGGACCTGGCCGAGGTCCGCACGCTCGCCGTCGACCCGGCCTGCCACGGCCTGGGCCTGGGCCACCAGCTGTTGGAGAAGCTGGTGCAGACCGCGCGCTGGCTGGGCGTCCGTCGGATTTTCTGCTTGACGTTCGAGGTGGCCTTCTTCGCGAAACACGGTTTCGTCGAGATCGGCGAGCTCTACGAAACCGACGATGGTACGACAGACCCGGCGGCGATCGCTACGGATGTCTATGCGGAACTTCTGCGCTCGTACGACGAGGGCGTGGCGGAGTTCCTGGACCTGGAGCGGGTGAAGCCCAACACGCTGGGCAACTCGCGCATGCTGCTGCACCTCTGA
- a CDS encoding Lsr2 family protein gives MAQRVQVILEDDLDGGSADETVTFALDGVAYEIDLTSENADKLRGLLTPYVDKGRKQSGRLTSARRAPAGRGAGRSAAGAADTAKIRSWAKENGFEVNDRGRVPSTVREAYERANAS, from the coding sequence GTGGCTCAGAGGGTGCAGGTCATTCTTGAAGACGATCTCGACGGCGGTTCGGCGGACGAGACGGTGACGTTCGCCCTCGACGGCGTTGCCTACGAGATCGACCTCACGAGCGAGAACGCGGACAAGCTCCGTGGTCTGCTCACTCCGTACGTGGACAAGGGCCGCAAGCAGAGCGGCCGGCTCACCAGCGCCCGCCGGGCGCCGGCCGGGCGCGGCGCGGGCCGCAGCGCCGCCGGTGCGGCGGACACCGCCAAGATCCGTTCCTGGGCGAAGGAGAACGGCTTCGAGGTCAACGACCGCGGCCGCGTGCCCAGCACCGTCCGCGAGGCGTACGAGCGCGCCAACGCCTCCTGA